The genomic DNA CAAAACCGGCGGTATTCATCGGCGCTATCATTGCCTTCCAATTCCTCTTTGGTGCAAAAAGCAAAATCAAATTGTGACGAAAAGGGCAACGATACCCGCTCTTCTTCAAACACCTGCTGCAAAACACGCAGATAGCACAGCGCACCGTCCCACTGCCGATCATCTTGCAACACCTCGGTCTGTGAGAACTGCAGTGCATTGGCAACCTGATAGGCGCAGTCGAGCCATCCTTCGCGCGGTTCGGGCGCAATGCTGTCCAAAAGAGGACGGACAACGGCCAGAACTTCGCCGCAGGTCATTCGTCGCTGAATGGGCAGCAGGGCAGACAGCGCCTGCACCCAGTCGACGCGCTCAAACAAAATCGTAGCCGATCGCGCCGACATGTTCAGCCTATTTAAAAAACTTTTATCAATCAGCGCTTGAAAAACGCGTGTGCCAACATGTCGGTCGAATTGATCTTCCATGGTATCCTCCAAACTGCCTGCACAGGCAAGCGGTTTAATTCTAGAACGCCGGGCACCAGAAACCGATGATAGACTAATACTATTATAACGCACCCACCGGCGCGAGAAAAGGGAAGTACACGAAAAATCTCAACGCAAAACGTTGATTTAAACCAAGCGTGCATTGAAAATATTGCAGATTAAGAAATGCGCCGGCCAATACCGTTTTTCAAACAGCATTGACCAGCGCATTTTTTATTTTATATTCAGTTGGGGTTTATGTCTACATCTTTTTCGCTATTAAAGCCGCTGTCGTACGGCGACAGTACACAGCGCCTTAGAAATGGCCCCCGCCAGCACGCAGCAGGCTACCGCCTCGATCAATCCGTTGATGCCGACAAAAGCCAGTGCAAATGAAAAGGCACTTCTCGTCCCCATTCCGGTGACAATTTTCTGTATGAAATCGGTTTTATAAAAGAACAAAACCAGAAAGGTCATAAAAAACAGGGTGTTAAACAGTGCGCCTAGAAAGCTGGTGGCCGCAAATGACAACAGTTTCTTTTTGTCCATCCGTGAAAGCGCTGCAAAAACAACACCGGTTAAAAAGCCCATGATTACACGGGGCACGAGACAGGTTAAAATCGTACCGACAGGATTGATCCCCATCAGTGCAGTACCAAAAGGCTCAAGCCCAAAGCATTGGATGAGCGATGTCACACCAAACGCCAGCCCCAGGACAGCCCCCGTCATCGGCCCCATAACAATTGCGCCGATAATCACTGGCACAGACAACAGCGTGATACTCAAACCTCCGGTTTTAAAATATCCCAGCGGTGTAAAGGCCATTACAAAAATGATTGCCGTCAGCAATGCCGTACGTACCATTTTGCTCGCGCCGTGCTTTTTCTTTAAGTTTGACATTGTTATTCTCCTCGCTGCCGCTCACCTTATACCGCCCCATTAAAAATTGAATAACTTAATAGACAGATTTTCGTCTAGCAAGGGCGAAGAGGAAAACGGGCTACCGCCTACCGCCGACGATGCAAAACCCAAAATCTGTCGCAAAGAAACCATTTTTTATTGGGCCCACAGTATCAATGGGATGCGACGCATTATTTATAATCCGCCCGCAGCGCAGGCTTGTTACACGTTTTTCTTGTAAATGGTTAAAAGGCCGTCTAACAGCAGATCGTTGTCAATGGTCACATTGCGCTTGCAGTGGGGAATAACGGCATTAGCCAGCCCGCCGCAAGCTACGACGGTTTTAACCTCGCCCAGTGCCTCGGAAAAGCGGTCGATCATGCCATCCACCATTGAGGCCGTGCCCAGAATACTGCCGGACATCATGGCATCCACCGTTTCGGTGCAGATAACCTTGAGCTCACTGCTAAGGCCCACTGCAGGTAGCAGCGCAGTGCTTTTAGTCAATGCGCCCAGGGATACCAGCACGCCAGGGGCAATCGCGCCGCCGATATAAGCCTTGTTTGCATCCACAACAGTAATCTTCGTCGCCGTGCCGAGGTCAATAATGATCGCGGGCAATGGATATTTGGTCATTGCGCCCACCGCTGTGCAGCAGAGGTCGGCTGCCAGCGTGCTCGGGTCATCTATGCGAATATTAAGCCCAGTCTTGACACCTGGGCCGACCGCCAGAACCGGAATATCGCAGATCACTTTGATGGCCTGCTTCATTACCGAGGTCAGGTTTGGTACCACCGAAGAAATCGCCGCGCCGGTCAGCGCTTTAGCGTCGATGTCATGCAACGCAAAAATATTAAAAAGCAGCACCGCGTGCTCGGTATCGGTGCGCAGTGGATCGGTTTTTATACGAGCAGAGAACACCAGTCCCTCCTGCTTGTGTACTCCAAAAACAATGTTGGAGTTGCCGATATCTATAGTTAGAATCATAAACGTGCCTCCGCAGTGGATTTTTGTGCATTCCAATAATACGCCCTGTACGTCGTTTTTGTCAAGAAATAGCCTTATTGGGCAAACGTGATTAAAATTTGCTAATTTTATGCCAAATCTGGCGTTATTATCAGATTTATGCTATAATAAACACTACTTATGAAATTGATATTTTAGCTGTTCTCCCCTTTGATGGGAGAATGGCATCAAGCAACGGAGGGATGCTAATGGGCCGTGTCATCGCTGTCACCAACCAAAAGGGCGGCGTGGGCAAAACCACCACCGCAGTTAATCTGGCCGCATCGCTCGGAGACATTGGAAAAAGGGTGCTTTTGGTGGACGCTGATCCGCAAGGCAATTCCACCAGCGGCTTCGGCGTGAACAAAAAGGATCTGAAAAAGTCCACCTATCATCTTTTGGTTGAAGGCGCACGGGCAGATGAAATCAGACTAACTACCCCATTTAAAAAGGTGGACATCCTGCCGGCCGGTATTGAACTTGCCGCCGCTGAAATAGAGCTTGTCGATTTGCCAGAGCGCGTTTATAGGCTGCGTTCAGCTATTCTGCCGATTAAAGAAAGCTATGACTATATTCTAATAGACTGTCCGCCCTCACTCGGGCTGGTCACGCTAAACGCGCTAACCGCTTCTGACACCATTTTGATCCCCATTCAGTGTGA from Oscillospiraceae bacterium MB24-C1 includes the following:
- a CDS encoding ECF transporter S component — translated: MSNLKKKHGASKMVRTALLTAIIFVMAFTPLGYFKTGGLSITLLSVPVIIGAIVMGPMTGAVLGLAFGVTSLIQCFGLEPFGTALMGINPVGTILTCLVPRVIMGFLTGVVFAALSRMDKKKLLSFAATSFLGALFNTLFFMTFLVLFFYKTDFIQKIVTGMGTRSAFSFALAFVGINGLIEAVACCVLAGAISKALCTVAVRQRL
- a CDS encoding type III pantothenate kinase; this translates as MILTIDIGNSNIVFGVHKQEGLVFSARIKTDPLRTDTEHAVLLFNIFALHDIDAKALTGAAISSVVPNLTSVMKQAIKVICDIPVLAVGPGVKTGLNIRIDDPSTLAADLCCTAVGAMTKYPLPAIIIDLGTATKITVVDANKAYIGGAIAPGVLVSLGALTKSTALLPAVGLSSELKVICTETVDAMMSGSILGTASMVDGMIDRFSEALGEVKTVVACGGLANAVIPHCKRNVTIDNDLLLDGLLTIYKKNV
- a CDS encoding AAA family ATPase is translated as MGRVIAVTNQKGGVGKTTTAVNLAASLGDIGKRVLLVDADPQGNSTSGFGVNKKDLKKSTYHLLVEGARADEIRLTTPFKKVDILPAGIELAAAEIELVDLPERVYRLRSAILPIKESYDYILIDCPPSLGLVTLNALTASDTILIPIQCEYYALEGLSQLMATVRQVKRLYNARIDIEGVLLTMYDGRLNLTLQVVDEVKKFFPKKVFKTVIPRNVRLSEAPGFGMPVLYYDRVSKGTAAYCELAQEILKNHPDALK